A single Methanolobus sp. ZRKC5 DNA region contains:
- a CDS encoding archaellin/type IV pilin N-terminal domain-containing protein has product MKANKRMMNSDTGAQVGIGTLIIFIAMVLVAAVAAAVLIQTSGVLQQKAQSTGKEATQEVSSNLMVKNIEGVRAKINSTSMADNVSLLRLKVALNVGSSPVDVNQVVISITDGTTTNNLIYANNEKTYGNAMANFSSTATGAANLLKMLEDTQTTPGDNAKYFYTVEKIRDEDGSFTQGKPVMNTGDLVTFYISTVAVGDTAYTKMGTATVSALKSTGLVIEPRTVVNIVLTPESGAATTAEFVTPSSYGIKETVQLYP; this is encoded by the coding sequence ATGAAAGCAAACAAAAGAATGATGAATTCGGATACAGGTGCTCAAGTTGGTATTGGGACCCTTATAATTTTCATTGCCATGGTACTGGTGGCAGCAGTCGCTGCAGCAGTCCTTATCCAGACGTCTGGTGTACTCCAGCAGAAAGCTCAGTCTACTGGTAAAGAGGCAACTCAGGAAGTTTCGTCTAACCTGATGGTTAAGAATATTGAGGGCGTGCGTGCAAAGATAAATTCAACTAGCATGGCAGATAATGTTTCACTGTTGAGACTAAAGGTTGCTTTGAACGTAGGCAGTTCTCCGGTTGATGTGAATCAGGTTGTTATTTCCATTACAGATGGTACTACTACAAATAACCTGATTTATGCAAACAATGAGAAAACATATGGTAATGCTATGGCGAACTTCAGTAGTACTGCCACAGGAGCCGCGAATCTGTTGAAAATGCTGGAAGATACCCAGACTACCCCTGGTGACAATGCCAAGTATTTCTATACTGTAGAGAAAATTCGTGATGAAGATGGTTCCTTTACTCAGGGGAAACCTGTGATGAATACTGGTGACCTTGTTACGTTCTACATTTCGACTGTTGCTGTAGGTGACACTGCTTATACTAAGATGGGCACTGCAACTGTGTCTGCACTTAAGTCCACTGGTCTTGTAATTGAGCCGAGGACTGTTGTTAACATAGTACTCACGCCTGAATCTGGTGCAGCAACAACTGCAGAATTTGTAACACCATCTTCATATGGTATAAAGGAAACAGTACAATTGTATCCATAA
- the pfdA gene encoding prefoldin subunit alpha, which produces MVDMNGQDPRVLANQHREFQKRAEMLQQQVGMVQMSMEDCNRALTTIDELGNVSKGSEMMFPIGSGSFVYANIDHTDKAVVDIGAGLSVERPIADAKEILQRRRERLTTALDNMNNALLQLGQQMQAIESFLNKLQQAQGQVGSQ; this is translated from the coding sequence ATGGTAGATATGAATGGACAGGATCCAAGGGTGCTTGCAAACCAGCATCGTGAGTTCCAAAAGCGCGCGGAAATGCTGCAGCAGCAGGTAGGCATGGTCCAGATGTCAATGGAAGATTGTAATCGTGCTCTGACAACTATTGACGAGCTTGGCAATGTTTCAAAGGGTTCTGAAATGATGTTCCCTATAGGTTCCGGTTCATTTGTATATGCTAATATCGACCATACTGATAAAGCAGTGGTCGATATTGGAGCAGGGCTAAGTGTCGAAAGACCCATTGCGGATGCAAAAGAGATATTGCAGCGCCGCAGGGAAAGGCTAACCACAGCTCTTGACAATATGAACAATGCTCTGCTTCAATTAGGTCAGCAGATGCAGGCCATTGAATCTTTCCTCAATAAGCTTCAGCAAGCTCAGGGGCAAGTAGGTTCCCAGTGA
- the trpA gene encoding tryptophan synthase subunit alpha — translation MRIEDKFTDLKEKKEKALIAYVCAGDPSAEATKEIVHSLVKGGADIVELGLPFSDPVADGPTIEAASTRALSAGMNPDLYFEMAASIKENVPLVCMTYYNLIYKRGTEKFARDCAESGITGIIVPDLPAEEADELHEACKNNGVDLIFLITPVTTESRMKNNLDRTSGFVYIVSRLGVTGERVDVADSTKKILGNIHTDVPKAVGFGISNGQQAAEVIKAGADAVIVGSAFVNIIASGDNINNRLENLAFELKESCKQ, via the coding sequence GTGAGAATAGAAGACAAATTCACTGACCTTAAGGAAAAGAAGGAAAAAGCGCTTATTGCTTACGTGTGTGCAGGTGATCCTTCTGCAGAAGCTACAAAAGAGATCGTGCATTCACTTGTAAAAGGCGGTGCAGACATAGTTGAACTTGGACTTCCGTTTTCCGACCCTGTTGCAGACGGCCCGACCATAGAAGCGGCATCCACAAGAGCACTGTCAGCAGGTATGAATCCTGATCTGTATTTTGAAATGGCAGCATCCATAAAGGAAAATGTTCCACTTGTTTGCATGACATATTACAACCTGATATACAAGAGAGGAACAGAGAAGTTTGCCAGAGATTGTGCAGAGTCCGGAATTACCGGAATAATCGTTCCTGACCTCCCGGCTGAGGAGGCAGATGAACTACATGAAGCATGCAAAAACAACGGTGTTGACCTGATATTCCTCATTACCCCAGTAACAACAGAATCAAGAATGAAGAATAATCTTGACAGAACTTCCGGTTTTGTCTATATTGTCTCAAGACTGGGAGTCACCGGAGAGAGAGTTGATGTTGCGGACTCAACAAAGAAGATACTGGGAAACATCCACACGGACGTACCAAAGGCAGTAGGATTTGGTATATCCAATGGTCAGCAGGCTGCTGAGGTTATAAAAGCAGGTGCCGATGCTGTAATCGTTGGTTCTGCATTTGTCAATATTATCGCTTCGGGTGACAATATCAATAATAGGCTGGAAAATCTTGCATTTGAGCTTAAAGAAAGTTGTAAACAATAA
- a CDS encoding indole-3-glycerol-phosphate synthase: MHSVINNIVKSTENRISKIKTDTGQKVNLKNTDEKRDIINAIKEKKKEKKVAVIAEVKPASPGKKLMDILPDDAARIAKEMERAGAVAISVLTEPEFFHGSTNNLEAVRKKVPLPVLRKDFIVNKVQFDEIESDLILLIAGILRNTLGKMVDLAISKGFEPLVEVHNKDELAEALKTNARIIGINNRNLSTLEINLDTTIKLAPIIRDFDKTNDTYHIIVSESGIYSIEDIKMVIEAGADAVLVGTSIIKSGDIYTKTKELVDALD; encoded by the coding sequence ATGCACTCGGTTATCAATAATATAGTGAAATCTACTGAAAACAGAATCTCAAAAATTAAAACTGATACTGGACAGAAGGTAAATTTAAAAAATACGGATGAAAAAAGAGACATTATCAATGCCATTAAAGAAAAGAAAAAAGAAAAAAAGGTTGCCGTCATAGCTGAAGTAAAACCAGCTTCACCTGGAAAAAAATTAATGGACATATTACCGGATGATGCTGCAAGGATAGCAAAAGAGATGGAAAGAGCCGGCGCTGTTGCGATATCTGTGCTTACAGAACCAGAATTTTTCCATGGGTCGACCAATAATCTCGAAGCTGTCAGAAAAAAGGTACCTTTACCAGTATTACGTAAAGATTTCATCGTCAATAAAGTCCAGTTTGATGAGATAGAAAGTGACCTTATATTACTAATCGCAGGTATTCTTAGAAATACTCTTGGTAAAATGGTAGATCTGGCTATATCAAAAGGATTTGAACCACTTGTAGAGGTACATAACAAAGATGAGCTTGCAGAAGCCCTTAAAACAAATGCAAGAATCATCGGCATCAATAACCGAAATCTTAGTACTCTGGAGATCAATCTGGACACCACCATTAAACTTGCTCCGATTATAAGGGATTTTGACAAAACCAACGACACATACCACATCATAGTTAGTGAAAGTGGAATATACAGCATAGAAGATATTAAAATGGTTATTGAGGCAGGAGCAGATGCAGTGCTTGTGGGCACTTCAATAATCAAAAGTGGTGACATATACACAAAAACAAAGGAACTTGTTGATGCACTTGATTAA
- a CDS encoding archaellin/type IV pilin N-terminal domain-containing protein translates to MNSDVKLLKNNTAQVGIGTLIIFIAMVLIAAVAASVLIQTSGVLQQQAQSTGKQATQEVSSNLIVKSIEGVRAKNSSTVMSSDISLLKVKVGLNVGSSPVDLNQLIITLSDGSNTNDLLYGNNDKTYGNSMANFSSSASASANLGKLLTGTQASPGDNAKYFFTVQKIRDEDLSFSQANPIMNTGDLVTMYISVVSDTDLSYTTISGVSTSGDQKDSNLDIAPRASVSIVMTPEAGAMTIAEFITPSSYGTRETIQLYP, encoded by the coding sequence ATGAATTCTGATGTAAAGCTTTTAAAGAATAACACTGCCCAAGTGGGCATTGGTACCCTTATTATTTTCATAGCGATGGTTCTGATTGCTGCAGTTGCTGCATCGGTACTTATCCAGACTTCTGGTGTACTGCAACAACAGGCTCAATCTACCGGTAAGCAGGCAACTCAGGAAGTATCATCAAATCTTATTGTAAAAAGTATAGAGGGCGTACGTGCAAAGAATTCGTCAACAGTTATGTCTTCCGATATTTCACTTTTAAAGGTGAAGGTTGGATTGAATGTGGGGAGCTCTCCAGTTGATCTGAATCAGTTGATAATAACTTTGTCAGATGGTTCAAACACAAATGATCTTCTATATGGCAATAACGATAAAACATATGGTAATTCCATGGCTAACTTTTCGTCATCTGCGTCAGCAAGTGCGAATCTGGGTAAGCTGTTAACGGGTACTCAGGCTAGTCCTGGTGATAATGCAAAGTACTTCTTCACTGTTCAAAAGATAAGGGATGAAGACCTTTCATTCTCACAGGCTAATCCGATAATGAATACAGGAGATCTGGTGACAATGTATATATCCGTTGTTTCTGATACTGACCTTTCTTATACGACAATAAGTGGGGTATCAACTTCGGGTGATCAGAAAGATTCCAATCTTGATATTGCTCCTCGTGCTTCTGTTAGCATAGTGATGACTCCGGAAGCTGGAGCTATGACGATTGCGGAATTTATTACTCCGTCTTCATATGGTACTAGAGAAACGATACAATTATATCCATAA
- a CDS encoding histone deacetylase has product MMVHVGLTINESHYLHDSLLNGFPCPESPSRLKDILEYLESTGLLDGDRCHIFESQPAIVRDVLRVHTNEYVEFVKACTKNSQLSLGKDVYLCPSSFEVLLDATGCVLNAGDLVITGKCKHSFALIRPPGHHAGPATSSGFCIFNNSGVLARYLQEVHGLERIAIVNIDAHASDGTQSVFEADPSVLCISIHQDQSTLYPYKGFIRDIGVRPALGSCINMEMPPEASNPEYNVFYDEVVEKVLTKFDPQIVILECGFDAYHKDALTKLNLTIDGYYQIIFKLASKWSIVSLLEGGYHDDLGLLTSVVLRALAGENNITDDMDLIDLLASRHVKTREDFNNNLALLKMRLGPYWGL; this is encoded by the coding sequence ATGATGGTTCATGTTGGTCTTACTATTAATGAGAGTCACTACTTGCACGATTCATTGCTTAATGGTTTTCCCTGTCCTGAAAGCCCATCCCGCTTAAAGGATATTCTGGAATATTTGGAATCAACAGGTCTACTTGATGGTGACAGGTGTCATATATTTGAATCACAGCCCGCAATAGTCAGGGATGTTTTGCGAGTTCACACAAATGAATATGTTGAATTTGTAAAGGCATGCACAAAAAATTCTCAGCTAAGTCTGGGTAAAGATGTATATTTATGTCCTTCTTCTTTTGAAGTACTGTTAGATGCTACAGGATGTGTTCTGAATGCAGGTGATCTTGTTATTACTGGCAAGTGCAAGCATTCTTTCGCTCTGATACGTCCGCCTGGTCATCATGCTGGCCCTGCTACTTCCAGCGGATTCTGCATTTTCAATAATTCCGGAGTACTTGCCCGCTATCTTCAGGAAGTGCATGGACTTGAGCGAATTGCAATAGTAAATATTGACGCCCATGCTTCTGATGGTACTCAGTCGGTATTTGAAGCTGATCCCAGCGTCCTTTGCATATCTATTCACCAGGACCAGTCAACCCTTTATCCTTACAAGGGTTTTATCCGGGATATCGGTGTCAGGCCTGCACTTGGGTCTTGTATTAATATGGAGATGCCTCCTGAAGCAAGCAATCCCGAATATAATGTCTTCTATGATGAAGTGGTGGAAAAAGTACTAACAAAATTCGATCCGCAAATCGTTATACTTGAATGTGGTTTTGATGCTTATCATAAAGATGCTCTGACAAAACTGAATCTTACAATTGATGGGTACTACCAAATTATATTTAAATTAGCAAGTAAATGGAGCATTGTATCTTTGCTGGAAGGCGGTTATCATGATGATCTTGGTCTGCTAACATCAGTAGTCCTGAGGGCATTGGCTGGTGAAAACAACATTACGGATGATATGGACCTGATAGACCTGCTTGCTTCAAGGCATGTGAAAACCAGGGAAGATTTCAATAATAACTTGGCCCTTCTGAAAATGAGATTAGGTCCATACTGGGGTTTGTGA
- a CDS encoding histone deacetylase, translating into MSSDNNEAGDSSKNVSTDIMKKLNDAFSSYLDGSESIAKETDTSENDSLLELVRSGIAEKQSHVEEADHEGIDVDIPAKEIVNIECEISVFSEDDEPDNINVNTQVPSVLSGVFDDVQYQSVEIEVNETDDTAEDEGESHYLEVVSDILKKTPKGFNPSFSMVENTSSSDTPLHVHDKPGLNESELKLSKISGSEKAVLSAAITKKLQEQPVKPKLESEEPQVKNNDAGIVSSSPVPSFTISFEPKETTIIGKSKVQQPKSASPISSSSGISENVKAHRVSEKPKENVPDNPTTIAFLYNKDHRSHDAASLSINTHEKPERLIKAMWYLEKNKVFEDGTCTFIDKFEMADESDLLRVHDESYISFVRSYASAGGGFLGDSTYMTSTSYDIAKMAAGAAMKAGDLLMDNKFSHAFVLARPPGHHASSQKYGGFCLFNNAAILAKYLQKRRNVGKILILDWDAHAGDGTMEIFYEDPTVMFLSVHRDPHGFYPRKGFSTQTGENAGKGYTLNVEMPEGSGNDEYMLAFDETIVPMISQFAPEIIIFSCGFDAYYREKNIGLMLDSDGYHQMTTKVCSVFSGPMVFLMEGGYHDFNGQLCHSVLSSLHGNPNPVSDRQEISSYKMNQQKQIFAATQKKIEESKKHSPILSLQVS; encoded by the coding sequence ATGTCATCAGATAATAATGAAGCAGGAGATTCTTCAAAGAACGTTTCTACAGATATTATGAAAAAACTGAATGATGCATTTTCCTCTTATCTTGATGGAAGCGAATCAATAGCAAAAGAGACAGATACATCAGAAAATGATTCTCTTCTTGAATTGGTGCGTTCTGGTATAGCTGAAAAACAAAGTCATGTTGAAGAGGCTGACCATGAGGGAATCGATGTAGACATCCCTGCAAAAGAGATTGTTAATATTGAATGTGAAATATCGGTTTTTTCAGAAGATGATGAGCCTGATAACATTAATGTCAACACACAAGTACCGAGTGTTCTTTCCGGTGTTTTTGATGATGTTCAATACCAATCTGTTGAAATTGAAGTAAATGAAACAGATGACACTGCAGAGGATGAAGGGGAATCGCACTACTTAGAAGTTGTTTCCGATATTTTGAAAAAGACTCCTAAAGGTTTCAATCCTTCATTTTCTATGGTTGAAAATACCAGTTCATCTGATACTCCATTGCATGTGCACGATAAACCTGGTTTGAATGAATCAGAACTCAAACTATCCAAGATTTCTGGTTCTGAAAAGGCAGTTTTATCTGCTGCTATTACAAAAAAACTACAGGAACAACCTGTCAAACCCAAATTGGAATCAGAAGAACCACAGGTCAAGAACAATGATGCTGGAATTGTGTCATCATCTCCAGTTCCTTCCTTTACTATATCCTTTGAACCAAAAGAAACTACAATCATTGGTAAATCGAAAGTGCAACAGCCTAAGAGCGCTTCGCCTATCTCATCTTCTTCAGGTATTTCGGAAAATGTAAAGGCACACAGGGTTTCAGAAAAGCCAAAGGAAAATGTTCCTGATAATCCTACAACGATTGCTTTCCTTTACAACAAGGATCATAGAAGTCACGATGCTGCTTCTTTGTCCATTAATACTCATGAGAAACCTGAGCGTCTGATTAAAGCTATGTGGTATCTGGAGAAGAATAAGGTCTTCGAGGATGGCACATGTACATTTATTGATAAATTTGAGATGGCCGATGAGTCTGATCTTTTGAGGGTGCACGATGAATCATATATCTCATTCGTTCGTTCCTATGCAAGTGCAGGCGGAGGTTTTTTAGGTGATAGTACTTACATGACTTCCACATCATACGATATTGCAAAGATGGCGGCTGGTGCAGCTATGAAAGCCGGTGATCTGCTTATGGATAATAAGTTCTCTCATGCTTTTGTATTAGCGCGTCCACCTGGTCATCATGCAAGTTCCCAGAAGTATGGGGGTTTTTGTCTTTTCAATAATGCAGCGATCCTTGCAAAATACCTGCAAAAGCGCAGGAATGTGGGAAAAATACTGATACTTGACTGGGATGCCCATGCAGGCGACGGTACTATGGAGATATTCTATGAAGATCCGACTGTCATGTTCCTGTCAGTTCATCGGGATCCTCATGGTTTTTACCCTCGTAAAGGGTTTAGTACCCAGACAGGGGAAAATGCAGGCAAAGGGTACACTTTGAATGTTGAAATGCCAGAAGGTTCCGGCAATGATGAATATATGCTGGCGTTTGATGAGACTATTGTACCTATGATCAGTCAGTTTGCTCCAGAGATAATTATATTCAGCTGCGGCTTCGATGCATATTATCGGGAAAAGAATATTGGTTTGATGTTGGATTCAGATGGTTATCATCAGATGACAACAAAGGTATGTTCAGTGTTTTCTGGCCCAATGGTCTTTCTGATGGAAGGTGGCTATCATGATTTCAATGGCCAGCTATGTCATAGTGTTCTTAGTTCCCTTCATGGGAATCCCAATCCTGTAAGTGACCGTCAGGAAATCTCAAGCTATAAGATGAATCAGCAAAAGCAAATATTTGCCGCCACACAAAAGAAGATAGAAGAATCGAAAAAGCATAGCCCTATTCTTTCCTTGCAGGTGTCATGA
- a CDS encoding archaellin/type IV pilin N-terminal domain-containing protein — protein MKANKALHLNKNTRAQVGIGTLIIFIAMVLVAAVAAAVLIQTSGVLQQKAQSTGKQATQEVSSNLMVKGVEGVRAKNTSVDMSSTVDLLKLKVGLNVGSAPVDVNQVVVSITDGTTANNLVYAGNEKSYASTGNSDGEMNPFSFSNTATNLATLLTGKTNISGVELTNSQKYFTVEKIRDEDASFSQSNPVMNTGDLITLYIATTSDTATLYSQVGSSNVSAGLDDSGLNLVPRATVNIVLTPESGAATTADFVAPSSYGVKETVQLYP, from the coding sequence ATGAAAGCAAACAAAGCATTACATTTAAACAAAAATACTAGAGCCCAGGTGGGAATTGGTACTCTTATCATATTCATCGCAATGGTGCTCGTTGCAGCAGTTGCAGCTGCTGTGCTCATTCAGACATCCGGTGTACTTCAGCAAAAAGCTCAGTCCACAGGAAAACAGGCAACTCAGGAAGTTTCATCTAACCTGATGGTTAAGGGTGTAGAAGGCGTACGTGCCAAAAACACATCAGTGGATATGTCTTCTACAGTAGATCTTCTCAAGCTCAAAGTGGGGCTTAATGTTGGAAGTGCTCCGGTAGATGTTAATCAGGTAGTTGTTTCAATTACTGATGGTACTACTGCAAACAATCTTGTATATGCAGGCAACGAAAAATCTTATGCATCCACAGGTAATTCTGATGGGGAAATGAATCCTTTCAGTTTCTCAAATACAGCTACTAACCTGGCAACCCTTCTGACTGGAAAAACGAATATAAGCGGTGTTGAATTGACAAATTCTCAGAAATACTTTACTGTTGAAAAGATTCGTGATGAGGATGCTTCATTCTCTCAAAGTAATCCGGTCATGAACACTGGTGATCTAATCACATTATATATTGCCACGACTTCAGACACTGCAACTCTTTACTCACAAGTTGGAAGTTCTAACGTGAGTGCTGGTCTTGATGATTCCGGTCTCAATCTTGTTCCAAGAGCAACTGTTAATATAGTTCTCACACCAGAATCCGGTGCAGCAACAACTGCTGATTTCGTTGCTCCGTCATCATATGGTGTAAAGGAGACTGTGCAACTGTATCCATAA
- a CDS encoding archaellin/type IV pilin N-terminal domain-containing protein encodes MKANKRLIMKKDTHAQVGIGTLIIFIAMVLVAAVAAAVLIQTSGVLQQKAQSTGKQATQEVSSNLMVKGVEGVRAKNSPVLISNTVDLLKLKVGLNVGSAPVDVNQVVVSITDGTTANNLVYAGNKKSYASTGNDNGFMTGFTTGASVNLVTLLTGVTNVTSEFNNSDHYFTVEKIRDEDASFSQNNPVMNTGDLITLYIATTSDSAASTGYSTVGSSDVSTGGLNQSGLNLVPRTTVNIVLTPESGAATTADFVAPSSYGVKETVQLYP; translated from the coding sequence ATGAAAGCAAACAAAAGATTGATAATGAAAAAAGATACACATGCCCAGGTGGGTATAGGTACTCTTATCATATTCATTGCAATGGTGCTTGTTGCAGCAGTTGCTGCGGCAGTTCTAATTCAGACATCCGGTGTACTCCAGCAGAAAGCTCAGTCCACAGGAAAACAGGCAACTCAGGAAGTTTCATCTAACCTGATGGTCAAGGGTGTAGAAGGTGTTCGCGCCAAAAATTCACCTGTGCTTATCTCAAATACGGTTGACCTTTTGAAACTAAAAGTTGGCCTTAATGTGGGTAGTGCTCCTGTAGATGTAAACCAGGTAGTAGTTTCAATTACTGACGGTACTACTGCAAACAATCTTGTATATGCGGGAAACAAGAAATCCTATGCTTCCACTGGAAATGATAATGGTTTTATGACTGGTTTCACTACGGGTGCAAGTGTGAATTTGGTAACTCTTCTGACTGGTGTAACTAATGTAACTAGTGAATTCAACAATTCTGATCATTACTTCACCGTAGAGAAGATACGTGATGAGGATGCTTCATTCTCTCAAAATAATCCTGTAATGAATACAGGGGATTTGATTACTCTCTATATTGCAACAACATCCGATTCAGCAGCTTCTACAGGTTATTCTACAGTAGGTAGTTCAGATGTATCTACTGGTGGGCTTAATCAATCAGGTCTTAATCTGGTTCCAAGGACCACTGTCAATATTGTACTGACGCCTGAATCCGGTGCTGCAACTACGGCTGATTTCGTTGCTCCGTCATCATATGGTGTTAAGGAAACAGTACAGCTTTATCCATAA
- the ftsY gene encoding signal recognition particle-docking protein FtsY → MFNKLKAKLSGFKEKIGTKIDEKAVAIEPIETVDDSQVPPFTEPSVQETVEDKQSTAEDKSVQSETSNNKKVGFAQKAKALVLEREFILEEDDLEEPLWELEMALLESDIALTVSEAIVESVKKQLVGTRRRIGSNTGNIVEDALKKAIYDVMSANVFDLDEYVKNADKPVHIVFIGINGTGKTTSIAKLSKRFKDQGLSVVVAAGDTFRAGAIDQLAIHASKVGVKIIKHQEQGDPAAVIYDAIQHAKANKADVVLSDTAGRMHTNVNLMEQLKKVCRVAPPDRILFVDEAVAGNDAVERAAQFNDAVAINGSILTKTDADSKGGAAISIAYITDKPILFLGMGQGYDDLRKFDPQWFVDQLFAE, encoded by the coding sequence GTGTTCAATAAGCTTAAAGCAAAACTAAGTGGCTTCAAGGAAAAGATAGGAACCAAGATCGATGAGAAAGCAGTTGCTATAGAGCCCATAGAAACTGTAGATGACTCACAAGTTCCTCCATTTACTGAGCCTTCTGTTCAGGAGACTGTCGAGGATAAACAATCTACTGCGGAAGACAAATCGGTCCAGAGTGAAACTTCAAATAATAAGAAGGTTGGTTTTGCCCAAAAAGCAAAAGCTCTTGTTTTAGAAAGGGAGTTCATTCTTGAAGAAGATGATCTTGAAGAACCTTTGTGGGAACTTGAAATGGCTCTTCTTGAAAGTGATATCGCTCTTACTGTATCAGAAGCTATCGTTGAATCGGTGAAGAAACAGCTTGTTGGTACAAGGCGTCGTATTGGAAGTAATACTGGTAATATTGTTGAAGATGCACTCAAGAAGGCTATCTATGATGTCATGAGTGCTAATGTATTCGATCTTGATGAATACGTTAAAAATGCGGATAAACCGGTACATATTGTTTTTATTGGTATTAACGGCACAGGAAAAACAACATCCATTGCCAAGTTATCAAAACGTTTCAAGGATCAGGGTCTGTCTGTTGTGGTTGCTGCAGGTGATACTTTCAGAGCAGGTGCCATAGATCAGCTTGCAATACACGCAAGTAAGGTCGGGGTAAAAATAATCAAACATCAGGAACAGGGTGACCCGGCTGCTGTTATTTATGATGCAATACAGCATGCAAAGGCCAATAAAGCCGATGTGGTACTTTCAGATACTGCAGGCAGGATGCATACTAATGTTAATCTAATGGAGCAGTTAAAAAAAGTATGTCGTGTAGCTCCGCCAGACCGGATACTCTTTGTTGATGAGGCAGTTGCGGGAAATGATGCTGTAGAGCGTGCAGCTCAGTTCAATGATGCTGTTGCAATAAATGGCTCTATTCTCACAAAAACCGATGCTGATTCAAAAGGTGGTGCAGCCATATCAATTGCATACATCACTGATAAACCAATATTATTCCTTGGAATGGGGCAGGGATATGACGACCTGCGTAAATTTGATCCACAATGGTTTGTGGATCAGTTATTTGCAGAATAA
- the trpB gene encoding tryptophan synthase subunit beta — MKKSMYGKFGGQFVPEVLMPALEELEEAYEHYKDDPEFRAELDYYMTEFAGRETPLYFARNLSKKYGIKIYLKREDLVHGGAHKLNNTLGQALLAKYMKKERIIAETGAGQHGTATAMAAANMGFKSEVYMGAKDVIRQHMNVYRMELMGCKVHAVESGSKTLKDAINEALRDWVTNVENTHYLIGSVVGPHPYPMIVRDFQSVIGKEVKEQIMEKEGRYPDSIVACAGGGSNAMGIFHPFIENKEVKLFPVEAGGKEMKTTDKEALHSSSLCVGEEGILQGAHTLILQDKYGQILESSSVSAGLDYSGVGPELAHLAEIGRIKPCNVNDDEALEAFYELSRLEGIIPALESSHAVAYVMKMAKTGELGDLVVISLSGRGDKDLETVFRLKEEEAKEEKEGCM; from the coding sequence ATGAAAAAATCAATGTATGGCAAATTCGGAGGGCAGTTCGTTCCCGAAGTACTTATGCCGGCACTTGAAGAACTTGAAGAAGCTTATGAACATTACAAAGATGATCCGGAATTTCGTGCAGAACTTGATTATTATATGACAGAATTCGCTGGCAGGGAAACACCTCTTTATTTTGCGAGGAATCTTAGTAAAAAATACGGAATCAAGATATACCTTAAAAGAGAGGATCTCGTTCACGGCGGAGCACACAAATTAAACAACACTCTTGGACAGGCGCTTCTAGCCAAATATATGAAAAAGGAACGTATCATTGCAGAGACCGGAGCTGGACAACATGGTACTGCAACTGCAATGGCCGCAGCAAACATGGGATTTAAATCTGAAGTGTACATGGGTGCGAAAGATGTTATTCGCCAGCATATGAATGTATATAGAATGGAACTCATGGGCTGTAAGGTCCATGCTGTCGAATCGGGGTCAAAGACCCTGAAAGATGCAATCAATGAAGCACTAAGGGACTGGGTCACCAATGTAGAGAACACACACTATCTAATTGGCTCTGTTGTAGGACCACACCCTTACCCAATGATAGTGCGTGATTTCCAAAGTGTGATCGGAAAGGAAGTTAAAGAACAGATTATGGAAAAAGAAGGTCGTTACCCGGATTCCATTGTTGCCTGTGCAGGTGGCGGGAGCAATGCAATGGGCATATTCCACCCATTCATTGAAAATAAGGAAGTGAAACTCTTCCCGGTGGAAGCAGGTGGCAAGGAGATGAAAACAACTGATAAAGAAGCATTACATTCTTCTTCCCTCTGTGTTGGAGAAGAAGGAATTCTCCAGGGAGCACATACACTCATACTCCAGGATAAATATGGACAGATACTTGAATCAAGCTCGGTTTCTGCTGGTCTTGATTATTCAGGTGTTGGACCTGAACTGGCCCACCTTGCGGAGATTGGAAGAATCAAGCCATGCAATGTAAACGATGATGAAGCATTGGAAGCGTTCTACGAACTGAGCCGTCTTGAAGGAATAATCCCTGCACTGGAATCATCCCATGCAGTTGCATATGTAATGAAAATGGCAAAAACAGGTGAACTCGGAGACCTTGTTGTAATCAGCCTTTCAGGAAGAGGAGATAAGGATCTTGAAACTGTGTTTAGGTTGAAGGAAGAAGAGGCAAAAGAAGAAAAGGAGGGTTGTATGTGA